One region of Gigantopelta aegis isolate Gae_Host chromosome 7, Gae_host_genome, whole genome shotgun sequence genomic DNA includes:
- the LOC121378049 gene encoding FMRFamide receptor-like produces MSQTNGTVTINDVTRKALFVVESVTLVDNEAAMNATTAHDVLPSNAETLELTRFVIQKVMVPIVVCLGVVGNVTNMAILTRRCMKSSMNSYMTALAAVDILYLVFSLTLSFVHYQSFSENQVYMHWFLYGRVFTDMSANVSVLLTVTFTVERYIGVCLPLKGRILCTVKRAKVVIAIVTAAAITCTVPEMFEMTIAEKTTDISPFLVAEYTEFAMTYGYKMGYYWFFVSVFTFIPLILLCIFNGFLIQSVFKAVQIRRQMTVTLLSKNSSCCNPYSGEQQKITKILITVVLVFLLCQIPGAVLLLYSSYIELADVKLSPERRNDLKIAGNCTNLLVQINASVNFLLYSVLNTKFRKLFCHMLCKTAIPRRVSEYTAVYVPGFENLLSIKLQRRHFDVHNSV; encoded by the coding sequence ATGAGTCAAACAAATGGAACCGTCACCATCAATGACGTCACAAGAAAGGCCCTTTTCGTCGTGGAATCCGTAACCCTGGTCGACAACGAGGCCGCAATGAACGCCACCACCGCGCACGACGTGTTGCCTAGCAACGCCGAGACTCTGGAGCTGACACGATTTGTGATTCAGAAGGTGATGGTCCCGATCGTGGTGTGTCTGGGCGTCGTGGGTAACGTCACCAACATGGCGATTCTGACTCGACGCTGCATGAAGTCGTCCATGAACTCCTACATGACAGCCCTGGCGGCCGTCGACATCCTGTACTTGGTGTTTAGCCTCACCCTCAGCTTCGTCCACTATCAGTCGTTTAGCGAGAACCAGGTGTACATGCACTGGTTCCTATACGGCCGCGTCTTCACCGACATGTCCGCCAACGTGTCCGTCCTTTTGACCGTCACCTTCACCGTGGAGCGCTACATCGGCGTCTGCCTGCCGCTCAAAGGGAGGATACTCTGCACGGTGAAGCGAGCCAAGGTGGTCATAGCCATCGTCACGGCTGCCGCCATAACGTGCACCGTCCCGGAGATGTTCGAGATGACGATTGCGGAAAAGACGACAGACATCTCGCCCTTTCTGGTGGCCGAGTACACGGAATTCGCCATGACGTACGGATATAAGATGGGATACTATTGGTTCTTCGTCAGTGTTTTTACCTTCATCCCGCTCATTCTTCTCTGTATTTTCAACGGCTTTCTCATCCAGTCAGTGTTCAAGGCGGTGCAGATACGACGTCAAATGACCGTGACCTTGTTGTCAAAAAATTCCAGCTGCTGCAATCCTTATTCGGGGGAGCAGCAGAAGATCACTAAAATACTAATCACAGTGGTCCTCGTGTTTCTTCTATGTCAGATTCCAGGAGCGGTTCTTCTCCTGTACAGTAGTTACATAGAACTAGCAGACGTCAAGCTCTCCCCAGAGAGGAGGAACGATTTGAAAATCGCGGGAAACTGCACGAACCTGCTCGTGCAGATCAACGCGTCAGTGAACTTCCTGTTGTACTCCGTGCTCAACACGAAGTTCCGGAAGTTGTTCTGTCACATGCTTTGTAAGACCGCCATACCTAGGAGGGTGTCCGAGTACACTGCCGTCTACGTACCCGGATTCGAGAATCTGCTGTCCATCAAACTTCAGCGCCGCCATTTTGACGTCCACAACAGTGTCTGA